The following proteins come from a genomic window of Edaphobacter sp. 4G125:
- a CDS encoding TlyA family RNA methyltransferase gives MKNRLDKLLVDQGHAASRERAQALILAGRVLVNEQRVDKPGVSIPADAVIRMLGSDLKYVSRGGLKLEHALAHWSILLTGVHAVDIGTSTGGFTDCMLQAGASTVLAVDTGYGQIAQKLRDDPRVSLRERTNARKLVAGELLVSGQATPSFLAMDVSFISATQVLPAVLDALSTEEARWKGTAVVLIKPQFEAGRQHVGKGGIVRDPEARRLAIDKVSDCVAELGGLRMDVIDSPIQGMEGNHEYLLRAVFEEG, from the coding sequence ATGAAGAATCGTTTGGACAAACTTCTCGTCGATCAAGGACACGCTGCTTCGCGTGAACGCGCGCAGGCGCTGATCCTGGCTGGACGGGTGTTGGTGAACGAGCAGCGTGTGGATAAGCCTGGCGTTTCGATTCCAGCCGATGCGGTGATTCGTATGCTGGGGTCGGACCTGAAGTATGTGAGTCGTGGCGGCCTGAAGCTGGAGCACGCGCTTGCGCATTGGAGCATCCTGCTGACAGGCGTTCATGCTGTCGATATTGGTACTTCGACCGGCGGTTTTACCGACTGCATGTTGCAGGCGGGAGCGTCGACGGTGTTGGCGGTTGATACAGGATACGGACAGATCGCGCAGAAACTGCGCGACGATCCGCGAGTGAGTCTGCGCGAGCGCACGAATGCGCGAAAACTGGTCGCAGGGGAACTGCTCGTCTCTGGTCAGGCTACTCCGTCGTTTCTTGCCATGGACGTCTCGTTCATCTCGGCCACGCAGGTGCTTCCGGCGGTGCTGGATGCGCTGAGCACCGAAGAAGCGCGGTGGAAGGGAACCGCAGTGGTGTTGATCAAGCCTCAGTTCGAGGCGGGGCGGCAGCACGTAGGCAAGGGCGGAATTGTCCGCGATCCCGAGGCCCGCAGACTCGCCATCGATAAGGTCAGCGATTGTGTTGCCGAACTTGGCGGCTTGCGGATGGATGTTATCGACTCCCCGATCCAGGGCATGGAAGGGAACCACGAATATCTTCTGCGTGCGGTGTTTGAAGAAGGCTGA
- a CDS encoding NAD(+)/NADH kinase: MFKAAIISKPQKPELATILPELLAWLESHGYVTLLDPDSAAYLGEQIASIPREEMPQHQPNLVIVLGGDGTLLAAARAFAHSPTPILGVNLGSLGFLTEVPLTDLYTSLEAWCDNCASIEERDMMHAELLREGKVVKHWDALNDIVVSKAAIARMADFSIEIDQQFVAAVRADGIIISTPTGSTAYNLAADGPIVMPTVNALVVTPICPHLLTIRPIVVPGDSEVNIRVEGVPNLTYLTVDGQEAVDLQLGDEVHCRRSKHSVRLLRPRKNGLFSVLRSKLSWGER; the protein is encoded by the coding sequence ATGTTCAAGGCTGCTATTATCTCGAAGCCACAGAAGCCCGAGCTGGCCACCATTCTGCCGGAGCTGCTGGCGTGGCTGGAATCGCATGGCTATGTAACTCTGCTTGACCCAGACAGCGCGGCCTATCTAGGCGAGCAGATCGCATCGATTCCGCGTGAGGAGATGCCGCAGCATCAACCAAACCTGGTGATCGTCCTGGGAGGCGATGGAACGCTGCTGGCGGCGGCACGGGCCTTTGCGCATTCTCCAACGCCGATCCTGGGAGTGAACCTGGGCTCGCTGGGGTTCCTGACCGAAGTGCCGCTGACGGATCTCTATACCTCGCTGGAGGCGTGGTGCGACAACTGCGCCAGTATCGAAGAGCGCGACATGATGCATGCCGAGCTGCTTCGCGAGGGCAAGGTGGTGAAGCACTGGGATGCTCTCAACGACATCGTTGTCTCGAAGGCCGCGATTGCACGTATGGCGGACTTTTCTATCGAGATCGACCAGCAGTTTGTGGCGGCGGTGCGGGCCGACGGTATCATCATCTCGACGCCGACGGGTTCTACGGCTTATAACCTCGCCGCTGATGGGCCGATTGTGATGCCGACGGTAAATGCGCTAGTGGTGACTCCGATCTGTCCGCACCTGCTGACGATCCGCCCCATCGTGGTTCCGGGAGACTCGGAGGTCAACATCCGAGTGGAAGGTGTGCCGAATCTGACCTATCTCACCGTCGATGGCCAGGAAGCTGTCGATCTACAGCTTGGGGATGAGGTCCATTGCCGGCGTTCCAAACATAGTGTGCGGCTGCTGCGTCCACGGAAGAACGGTCTTTTCAGTGTGCTGCGCAGCAAGCTGAGCTGGGGAGAGCGGTAA
- a CDS encoding FG-GAP-like repeat-containing protein — MTFFRPLVPFAAILLAATLLEATPVALAAPQKPIFPVLQYEPYPVGSPVAMTDGDMNGDGTSDTLYATTSGGTTTLTPALRSGSTVIIGTTTAVASCTATALLLADLNKDSKLDAIVACSENTTVILTGNGDGTFTSATTLANSGRHYQAADLNNDGLPDLIYSTDRSSGLTVSPDAQIQVAINRTSGSSIAFAPPTAYPGYFFLNYPYNDNYINSNQFLLADVNHDGKLDILTGAGDHSISNYVTRVSYGNGDGTFGLGSPILIIDPGTLAAADFDNDGELEIVSYYLSNSAGGTVVSISFPNSGKATVITPVHTGVVSIHPLDLNGDGKLDILLTGALSTPLIGDGTGNFTVGKSYVTPGSFYGARNGIKGVDIVYNTPAGYFVLHNDGTGAFDGIAATYFSDSPVVADLNGDGLSDLTAAQLLGSLSSQKGNGDGTFSPLSSNIAVPYGSIPISGDFNGDGILDVALLASARSTTIYGPDWADFAASLTSFKGNGDGTFTSLGFQGYIGTSTSQNYINPQGVVTGDFNGDGKLDIALSYNDPKQLLASGVGFIPGNGDGTFPQGANLSDVVNIDIQPSGIVSRPFAADLNGDGKLDLVWGHNAYINQGSNSFIAIPLPSSGTPLLLADLNGDGKADILINNAIYAGRDDGSFVSTPIATITMPAGVNFITATSADLDGDGNLDLIIQSYNRMAYTTVAYGDGKGNFTTDPNFYTTGTERPFTASLARLNKSARAGTGPDYIVFASGAAMPLLNTLGTAVSPTITLSGQYTNLKTSVPAYFTATIVGSYPTGTVTLSTDDGTVLDTVTIPKGQQQPFPAMFIPTFTQPGTYRLIATYSGDTNNLPVTSAPFSINVARQYTGINLSVISVNGNIYQGRKVTLHTSVAGYNPTGQVTFTWGTTLLGTVTLTNGAGDLDYTFNSTGDTPITVSYSGDIANAPSSNVFFYPVLSAPDFSITATVVNATVKKGDDAQWMIKLGPINGYTGIVTISCKTINCGTTTIDATGRAPAQAVLSIPTASFVAAQSSSTSYGPLYASLLLFLAAGRRRWRQSIQLHVCLIGLVALLGAASLAGCSSGTSSSNNSTSIPTTKAYTVGIVLSDASIGVSHTENLSINVSN, encoded by the coding sequence ATGACCTTCTTCCGCCCCCTGGTACCCTTTGCTGCCATCCTTCTCGCCGCTACGCTTCTTGAAGCCACTCCCGTCGCCCTCGCTGCTCCTCAGAAGCCGATATTCCCGGTACTTCAATACGAACCCTATCCTGTCGGTTCGCCGGTGGCCATGACCGATGGCGACATGAACGGTGATGGGACCTCAGATACCCTCTACGCCACCACCAGCGGCGGCACCACGACGCTCACCCCAGCGTTGCGTTCGGGCTCTACGGTTATTATCGGCACCACCACCGCTGTCGCCTCCTGCACTGCTACGGCGCTCCTGCTTGCTGACTTGAATAAGGATTCGAAGCTCGATGCCATCGTCGCCTGCAGCGAGAACACCACCGTCATCCTGACGGGCAACGGCGACGGAACCTTCACCTCCGCCACCACGCTCGCTAACAGCGGCCGCCACTACCAGGCCGCCGATCTCAACAATGACGGCCTCCCCGATCTCATCTACTCCACTGACCGGTCTAGCGGACTTACCGTCTCACCGGACGCACAGATACAGGTTGCGATCAACAGAACCTCAGGTTCTAGCATCGCCTTCGCACCACCCACTGCGTATCCGGGCTACTTCTTTCTGAACTATCCCTACAACGACAATTACATCAACTCAAACCAGTTTCTTCTTGCCGATGTCAATCATGACGGCAAGCTCGATATCCTGACCGGTGCAGGCGATCACAGCATCTCCAATTACGTTACGCGTGTTTCTTACGGCAATGGTGATGGGACTTTTGGCCTTGGTTCACCTATTTTAATCATTGACCCTGGCACCCTCGCAGCAGCCGACTTCGACAATGACGGTGAGCTCGAGATCGTTAGCTATTACCTGAGCAACTCCGCCGGTGGAACCGTCGTGAGTATCTCCTTTCCCAATTCAGGAAAGGCCACGGTCATTACTCCGGTCCACACCGGTGTCGTATCCATCCATCCCCTCGACCTCAACGGCGACGGCAAACTGGATATTCTGCTCACAGGTGCACTCTCCACACCACTCATCGGTGACGGCACCGGCAACTTCACTGTCGGCAAGTCCTACGTCACACCGGGCAGCTTCTACGGCGCTCGCAACGGCATCAAGGGCGTCGACATCGTCTATAACACGCCTGCCGGATACTTCGTCCTACACAACGATGGCACTGGAGCCTTCGACGGCATCGCTGCCACCTACTTCTCTGACAGTCCCGTAGTCGCCGACCTCAACGGAGACGGCCTCTCCGACCTCACTGCCGCGCAGCTCCTTGGATCACTCTCCAGCCAGAAAGGTAACGGAGACGGGACCTTCAGCCCTCTCTCCTCCAATATCGCGGTCCCCTATGGCAGCATTCCCATCAGTGGCGACTTCAACGGCGACGGTATACTCGACGTCGCCTTACTCGCATCAGCGAGATCCACAACCATCTACGGCCCGGATTGGGCCGACTTCGCAGCCTCTCTTACCAGCTTCAAAGGAAACGGAGACGGAACCTTTACCAGCCTTGGCTTTCAAGGTTACATCGGCACCAGTACCTCTCAGAATTACATCAATCCTCAGGGCGTCGTAACCGGTGATTTCAACGGAGACGGCAAACTCGACATCGCTCTGTCCTACAACGATCCAAAGCAACTCTTGGCGAGCGGCGTGGGTTTCATCCCCGGCAACGGCGACGGAACCTTCCCTCAAGGGGCCAATCTATCCGACGTCGTCAACATCGACATCCAGCCCTCCGGCATCGTTTCTCGACCCTTCGCGGCCGACCTCAACGGCGACGGCAAGCTCGATCTCGTCTGGGGGCACAACGCCTACATCAACCAGGGCAGTAATAGCTTCATAGCCATCCCCTTGCCTTCCTCCGGCACGCCACTCCTCCTCGCCGACCTCAATGGCGACGGCAAGGCCGACATCTTGATCAATAACGCCATCTACGCCGGACGGGACGACGGCAGCTTCGTCTCCACCCCCATCGCCACCATTACCATGCCCGCAGGAGTCAACTTCATCACCGCCACCTCGGCCGACCTCGACGGCGATGGCAACCTCGACCTCATCATCCAGTCCTATAACCGCATGGCCTATACCACCGTGGCCTATGGAGACGGCAAGGGCAACTTCACCACTGACCCCAACTTCTACACCACTGGCACCGAAAGACCCTTCACCGCCTCCCTCGCTCGCCTCAACAAATCTGCGCGCGCCGGCACTGGGCCCGACTACATCGTCTTCGCCTCCGGCGCCGCCATGCCGCTCCTTAACACCCTGGGAACGGCCGTCTCCCCAACAATCACCCTCTCCGGGCAGTACACGAATCTCAAAACCTCCGTTCCCGCCTACTTTACCGCCACCATCGTCGGCTCCTACCCAACAGGCACCGTTACCCTCTCCACCGACGACGGCACTGTCCTCGATACAGTCACAATACCCAAAGGGCAGCAGCAGCCATTCCCCGCCATGTTCATCCCGACCTTTACCCAGCCCGGCACCTACAGGCTGATCGCCACCTACTCCGGAGATACCAACAACCTCCCAGTCACCTCTGCTCCTTTCAGTATCAACGTTGCTCGACAGTACACCGGCATTAATCTCTCCGTGATCTCCGTGAACGGAAACATCTACCAAGGCCGCAAGGTAACGCTGCACACCTCCGTTGCCGGCTATAACCCCACGGGGCAGGTCACCTTCACCTGGGGCACGACGCTCCTTGGCACCGTCACTCTCACGAACGGAGCAGGCGACCTCGATTACACCTTTAACTCAACAGGCGATACGCCCATCACGGTGTCCTACTCCGGCGACATCGCCAACGCTCCCTCCTCCAACGTTTTCTTCTACCCAGTCTTAAGTGCTCCGGACTTCTCCATTACCGCAACAGTCGTCAATGCCACCGTCAAGAAAGGCGATGACGCGCAGTGGATGATCAAGCTTGGGCCGATCAACGGCTACACCGGTATCGTCACCATCTCCTGCAAAACCATCAACTGCGGTACAACGACCATCGATGCCACCGGTCGAGCCCCCGCACAGGCGGTGCTGTCCATTCCGACGGCGTCTTTCGTCGCCGCACAGTCCAGCAGCACCAGCTACGGACCGCTCTACGCCTCGCTTCTACTATTTCTCGCAGCCGGCAGACGGCGCTGGCGCCAATCCATACAACTGCATGTCTGCCTCATCGGCCTCGTCGCCTTGCTCGGTGCAGCCTCCCTCGCCGGTTGCTCCAGCGGCACGAGCAGCAGCAACAATTCCACCTCGATCCCGACCACCAAGGCCTACACCGTCGGAATCGTACTCTCAGACGCGAGTATCGGGGTTAGCCATACCGAAAACTTAAGTATCAATGTCAGCAACTAA
- the coaA gene encoding type I pantothenate kinase — protein sequence MTVSSPFRRFTRQQWAALSPNTPLPLTDEDIAALRGLCDRLSLAEVAKTYLPISSLLKLRFEADQQLLALQNAFVGRKNERSPFVIAISGSVSVGKSTFARTLQALLSRWPCQPNVALITTDGFLYPNAILQEKGLMRRKGFPESYDLPRLLSFLHAVKSGEDVIEAPVYSHLSYDILPDQKQTVRKPDVLIFEGLNVLQAPPRATVIASDYFDFSIFLEADKDDLERWYVERFLALQRTAFQNPASYFYRYRTLDREEAIQTAQSIWREINLPNLVENIQPTRQRADLILNKGSDHQIETIWLRR from the coding sequence TCCTCTTCCTCTCACCGATGAAGATATCGCCGCACTGAGAGGTCTTTGTGATCGCCTCTCTCTGGCTGAGGTAGCCAAGACCTACCTTCCAATCTCCAGCCTCCTCAAGCTCCGTTTCGAAGCCGATCAACAACTGCTTGCCCTGCAAAATGCATTCGTGGGGAGGAAAAACGAGCGTTCCCCTTTCGTGATCGCGATCAGCGGAAGTGTCTCCGTCGGCAAAAGCACCTTCGCTCGCACTCTACAAGCGCTGCTCTCTCGCTGGCCCTGTCAACCCAACGTCGCGCTCATTACCACCGATGGCTTTCTTTACCCGAATGCCATCCTGCAAGAAAAAGGTCTGATGCGCCGCAAGGGCTTCCCCGAAAGCTACGACCTTCCCCGTCTGCTTAGCTTTCTTCACGCCGTCAAATCCGGTGAAGACGTCATCGAGGCCCCGGTCTACTCGCACCTGAGCTACGACATCCTCCCCGACCAGAAACAAACCGTCCGTAAGCCCGATGTCCTGATCTTCGAAGGGCTCAACGTCCTCCAGGCTCCTCCCCGCGCTACGGTCATCGCATCTGACTACTTCGACTTCTCCATCTTCCTTGAAGCCGATAAGGACGACCTCGAGCGCTGGTACGTCGAGCGCTTCCTCGCGCTTCAACGAACCGCCTTCCAGAACCCCGCCTCTTACTTCTATCGCTACCGCACGCTGGACCGCGAAGAAGCCATTCAGACCGCACAGTCCATCTGGCGCGAGATTAACCTGCCTAATCTGGTCGAAAACATCCAGCCCACTCGTCAGCGTGCCGACCTGATCCTGAACAAAGGCTCTGACCACCAGATCGAAACCATCTGGCTTCGCCGCTAG